CGCCTTATTCGAAAGATTTGGGAGTCTGGTAAAATTCCTTTCCTCGTTGGTGGGACGGGTCTCTACGTACAATCGGTACTTTCTGATTATACGTTTGGAGAAGTGGATGGTGATACGGCTTATCGCGAGGAATTAGCAGGGAAATCAAGTGCAGCATTGCTTGAAATGTTGCGCGAGGTGGATCCAGAAAGCGCGATAAAGTTGCATGAGAATAATCCACGGCGTTTAATACGAGCGCTAGAAGTGTATCATTTTTCAGGGAAGAGATTTTCTGATTTGCAAAACCAAAAGGAGCAGATGAGTGAGTTTCAGCCGTTGCTTATTGGTTTGACAAGGGAACGTGAACAACTCTACGAACGGATCAATTTACGTGTGGAAATGATGCTGGATCAAGGGTTGCTTGAAGAAGCGCGCCTTTTCTATGATACTGGTTTGCGTGATGTTCCTGCGGCGCGAGGTATTGGTTATAAAGAACTGTTTGCTTATTTTGATGGGAGAATACCGTTAGATGAAGCGATTGAGCTGCTCAAGCGAAATTCTAGACGTTTTGCGAAGCGGCAATTGACATGGTTTCGAAATCGGATGGATGTGGAATGGTTTGATGTGGAAGAAACGTCTATAAATGATGTCGTTGCAGGCGAAATAAAGCAATTTTTAGAAGATAATAAGTTGTTTTAATTGGTGCGAAACAGGGTATTTGAAACTAGCGGAGAAAAAGAATCTTTGTTTTAGAGGTGCCATTTGTACTTCTTGTGCATTTCGTTTAAAATGAAGATAGCTAAAGTAAGATAGAGAATAGGAGCGATTTACTATGAAACAAGGTGGGCAAGGGTTACAGGATCATTATTTAAATCAATTGAGGAAAGAGAAAATTTTAGCAACGGTCTTCTTAACAAATGGATTCCAGTTGCGCGGCAGAGTTATCAGCTTTGATAATTTCACGGTGTTGCTTGATGTAGATGGTAAGCACCAACTTGTATTTAAACATGCGATTTCGACATTCTCTCCACAAAAAAATGTTGTCTTGAAATCGGATGACGAATAGACGTCGTTGATTAAAAATGAAACGAGGCCGGGTGTTGTGTACTGCTTTTACAGGGTACGCGCATTCGGTTTTTTATAATGGTTTTCATCTTTCTTTGTGTGCCTATTTATGCTACGATAGGGAGATGAAGTGATTGGAGTGCAAAGCAGATGGAAAGAGCGATATTAGTAGGTTGTGAATTACCCGGAGTCACAGAAGAACATTTTTATTATTCGATGTTAGAGCTTGGAAATTTAGCAAAAACAGCACAAGCCGAAGTCGTTGGCGAGGTCATGCAAAAACGAGAGCAAGTGCATCCAAAAACATTTGTAGGAACGGGAAAAATTGCGGAAATTGCCGCAGTTGTTGCTGAAATGGATGTGGACGTTGTGCTTTTTAATAGTGAGCTAAGTGCGACACAGGTTCGGAATATTTCGGAGGTTGTCGATGCGCGGATTTTAGATCGAACCCAGCTTATTTTAGATATTTTCGCGATGCGCGCAAAGACGCGTGAAGGAAAGTTACAAGTGGCCTTAGCGCAGTATCAATATTTATTGCCGAGACTTAGCGGGCAAGGAATTTCTTTGTCACGTCTTGGTGGTGGCATTGGGACTCGTGGACCTGGGGAGACAAAACTTGAAATGGATCGTCGTCACATTAGACAAAAGATGGTGGACATTAAGAAGCAGTTAGAGGTCGTAGTACAGCACCGGGAACGAATGACGGCAAGACGGAATGATCAGGATATCTTTCGTTTTGGCTTAATTGGTTATACAAACGCAGGGAAATCGACACTTTTTAATCGACTCAGCGATGCTAAAACATTGGAGGAAAACAAGTTATTTGCGACTCTTGATCCAACGACGAGGAAATTTTCTTTTTCGCAAGGGTATACAGCGCTACTAACAGATACGGTCGGTTTTATTCAAGATTTGCCGACGACGGTTGTTGCGGCTTTTCGTTCGACGTTAGAAGAGACAGCAAATGTTGATGTTTTATTACATGTGGTAGACAGCTCAAATCCAGATTATCTGCAGCATGAACAAACCGTATTATCGTTGCTCGAGGATTTAGATATGCATCACATTCCCGTTTTAACGGTCTACAATAAAAAAGATCAACAATTGCCGTATTTTATTCCAACACAACCGAATTATGTGGAAGTTAGCGCGCTAGAAGAAAGCTCGCAGTATTTTTTAAAGGAAAAAATGCTTTGGGAAATAAAGCAGATTTGGCAACCGTATGTGGTGAGTATTCCAGCGAGTGACGGCAGAATGTTACATAAATATAAACAGGAAACGGTCGTCATTGAAGAAGCGTTCGATGAAACGACGGAAAGTTATCAACTAAAAGGCTATAAGGCACGAAAGGAAAACTAAAATGACGACATTTTTTAATGAAATACCAAATGAATTGCGACAATTAGCAGATGAAATGGAAGAGAAGTTACTTTCTTTGCAGCGCGCAACGGATAAAATTGCAGAAGAAAACCAGTGGAAAGTGATGCAGGCTTTTCGAGAAAATCGGGTAAGTGACTTCCATTTCACGCCATCGACTGGTTACGGGTATGACGATGACGGCAGAGATACGTTAGAACGCGTGTATGCGACTGTTTTCAAGGCGGAGGCGGCACTTGTACGCCCACAGATTATTTCAGGAACACATGCTATCTCTACGGCTTTGTTTGGCGTTTTACGTCCAGGCGATGATTTGCTCTATATTACAGGCGCGCCCTATGACACGCTAGAAGAAATTGTCGGGATTCGCGGCACAGGAAAGGGTTCTTTAAAAGAGTTTCAGATTGGCTACGACATGGTGCCGCTTCAAGCAGATGGTTCTGTAAATTTGGAGGCAGTTCGTCAAAAGATAAAGCCTACCACAAAAATGATAGGTATTCAGCGCTCCAAAGGTTACGCAGATCGTCCGTCATTCTCGGTACAGCAAATCCAAGAAATGATTGCATTTGTTCGAGAAATCAAGCCGGGTATTGTTGTTTTTGTTGATAACTGTTACGGAGAATTTGTGGAACTAATGGAACCGATTGAAGTCGGGGCTGATTTAATGGCAGGTTCTTTAATCAAAAATCCAGGTGGTGGTCTAGCTAAAACTGGTGGGTATATTACTGGTCGAGCGGATCTGGTGGAGCTGTGTGCTTTTCGTCTAACAACTCCGGGTATCGGCGCTGAAGCGGGTGCATCTTTATACAGTCTATTGGAAATGTATCAAGGTTTTTTCCTAGCGCCACATGTTGTAGCGCAGGCTGTTAAAGGCGCTCGATTCACAGCTGGAATCCTGGATGCTTTTCAAATCGAAACAGAACCAGCTTGGGATGCGCCACGAACAGACTTGATCCAAAGTGTCTCATTTCACGATCGTGATAGAATGGTAGCTTTTGCTCAAGCGATTCAAACAGCATCTCCTATTAATGCCCACGCTGTTCCCGAAGGCGCGTATATGCCTGGTTATGAAGATGACGTTATTATGGCAGCGGGAACATTTATTCAAGGTGCTAGCTTGGAATTAACAGCGGATGGTCCCATTCGCGAACCATATCAATTATACGTACAAGGTGGCTTAACGTACGAACATGTGAAAATTGCGGTTTTAGAAGCAACAACCAGATTATTAGCACAAAAATTACTTGTCTTACCACATTAGTAAAATGACATTTCTATGTAAAAAAGCAGTGAATTTATTTTCGCTGTTTTTTTATATGCTCTAAAAAGCATTGGTACATAAGGTTTTTGGCGATGTTAGATTATCTAACATAAATTTGACAAATGATATAACATACATTATAATGCAACTAACATAAGAAAAATAAGTCGTTTTGCGAAAGGGGAAAAAATCGTGAGTGAAAAAGAAATTAGAAGATCGATGCCTCTTTTCCCGATAGGTCCAGTCATGAAACTAACCGATCTTACTGCAAGACAAATACGTTACTACGAGGATCAGGGGTTAATTAACCCGGCAAGAAATCAAGGAAATCACCGCTTATATTCACTTCAAGACATCGATACACTACTTGAGATCAAAGATTATTTGAATGATGGTCTGAATATTGCAGGAATTAAGAAAATGTACCAAATGCAGCAGGACGAGGAAAAATCGCCGCTTACCAACGAAGATGTACGCAAAATTTTACGAAAAGAAATGCAACAAGCTGGACGTTTCGTGAAACAAGACGCTTCTGGAAAGCAACAATTGCCAAGATTTTGACAAAAGGTATTTACTTTAAAAAAGTTTATATAATATCAATTATTGGGAGGATTTAATTATGACATCGTACACTAAAGAAGACATTTTTCGCTTCGCAGACGAACAAAATGTAAAGTTCATTCGCTTACAATTCACGGATATCCTGGGAATCATTAAGAACGTGGAAATTCCCCTTAGCCAGTTGGGTAAAGCATTGGATAATAAAATGATGTTTGATGGTTCCTCCATTGAAGGTTTTGTACGTATTGAAGAATCAGACATGTACTTATTCCCGGATCTTGACACATGGGTTGTGTTCCCTTGGACAGCGGAAAAAGGAAAAGTAGCTAGATTGATTTGTGATATTTATAATCCAGATGGAACAATTTTTGCGGGGGATCCTCGTGCTAACTTAAAACGTGTATTAGCCGAAATGCATGACTTAGGATTTACAGATTTTAACTTAGGACCAGAACCTGAATTTTTCCTTTTCAAATTAGATGAGCGAGGTAAGCCAACGCTAGAATTGAATGATAATGCTGGGTACTTCGATTTAGCGCCAACCGATCTAGGTGAAAACTGTCGCCGCGATATCGTGCTCGAATTAGAAGAAATGGGCTTTGAAATTGAAGCAAGTCATCATGAAGTAGCGCCAGGACAACATGAGATCGATTTCAAATATGAAGATGCGGTCACTGCGTGTGACAATATTCAAACATTCAAACTAGTTGTAAAAACGATTGCTCGTAAACACGGGTTGCACGCAACATTCATGCCTAAACCATTGTTCGGCGTGAACGGATCCGGGATGCATTTCAATATGTCACTGTTCAATAAAGACGGTAATGCCTTCTTTGATGCTGATGGCGAGGAACAACTTAGCCAAACAGCG
The sequence above is drawn from the Listeria weihenstephanensis genome and encodes:
- the hfq gene encoding RNA chaperone Hfq; translation: MKQGGQGLQDHYLNQLRKEKILATVFLTNGFQLRGRVISFDNFTVLLDVDGKHQLVFKHAISTFSPQKNVVLKSDDE
- the miaA gene encoding tRNA (adenosine(37)-N6)-dimethylallyltransferase MiaA, with translation MSKIPVIVIVGPTAVGKTALSIEMAQKFGGEIISGDSMQVYRGLDIGTAKVTQEEMAGVPHYLIDIREPSEPYDVSEFKQETHRLIRKIWESGKIPFLVGGTGLYVQSVLSDYTFGEVDGDTAYREELAGKSSAALLEMLREVDPESAIKLHENNPRRLIRALEVYHFSGKRFSDLQNQKEQMSEFQPLLIGLTREREQLYERINLRVEMMLDQGLLEEARLFYDTGLRDVPAARGIGYKELFAYFDGRIPLDEAIELLKRNSRRFAKRQLTWFRNRMDVEWFDVEETSINDVVAGEIKQFLEDNKLF
- a CDS encoding methionine gamma-lyase family protein; translation: MTTFFNEIPNELRQLADEMEEKLLSLQRATDKIAEENQWKVMQAFRENRVSDFHFTPSTGYGYDDDGRDTLERVYATVFKAEAALVRPQIISGTHAISTALFGVLRPGDDLLYITGAPYDTLEEIVGIRGTGKGSLKEFQIGYDMVPLQADGSVNLEAVRQKIKPTTKMIGIQRSKGYADRPSFSVQQIQEMIAFVREIKPGIVVFVDNCYGEFVELMEPIEVGADLMAGSLIKNPGGGLAKTGGYITGRADLVELCAFRLTTPGIGAEAGASLYSLLEMYQGFFLAPHVVAQAVKGARFTAGILDAFQIETEPAWDAPRTDLIQSVSFHDRDRMVAFAQAIQTASPINAHAVPEGAYMPGYEDDVIMAAGTFIQGASLELTADGPIREPYQLYVQGGLTYEHVKIAVLEATTRLLAQKLLVLPH
- a CDS encoding MerR family transcriptional regulator, with translation MSEKEIRRSMPLFPIGPVMKLTDLTARQIRYYEDQGLINPARNQGNHRLYSLQDIDTLLEIKDYLNDGLNIAGIKKMYQMQQDEEKSPLTNEDVRKILRKEMQQAGRFVKQDASGKQQLPRF
- the hflX gene encoding GTPase HflX, whose product is MERAILVGCELPGVTEEHFYYSMLELGNLAKTAQAEVVGEVMQKREQVHPKTFVGTGKIAEIAAVVAEMDVDVVLFNSELSATQVRNISEVVDARILDRTQLILDIFAMRAKTREGKLQVALAQYQYLLPRLSGQGISLSRLGGGIGTRGPGETKLEMDRRHIRQKMVDIKKQLEVVVQHRERMTARRNDQDIFRFGLIGYTNAGKSTLFNRLSDAKTLEENKLFATLDPTTRKFSFSQGYTALLTDTVGFIQDLPTTVVAAFRSTLEETANVDVLLHVVDSSNPDYLQHEQTVLSLLEDLDMHHIPVLTVYNKKDQQLPYFIPTQPNYVEVSALEESSQYFLKEKMLWEIKQIWQPYVVSIPASDGRMLHKYKQETVVIEEAFDETTESYQLKGYKARKEN
- the glnA gene encoding type I glutamate--ammonia ligase; translated protein: MTSYTKEDIFRFADEQNVKFIRLQFTDILGIIKNVEIPLSQLGKALDNKMMFDGSSIEGFVRIEESDMYLFPDLDTWVVFPWTAEKGKVARLICDIYNPDGTIFAGDPRANLKRVLAEMHDLGFTDFNLGPEPEFFLFKLDERGKPTLELNDNAGYFDLAPTDLGENCRRDIVLELEEMGFEIEASHHEVAPGQHEIDFKYEDAVTACDNIQTFKLVVKTIARKHGLHATFMPKPLFGVNGSGMHFNMSLFNKDGNAFFDADGEEQLSQTAYHFLAGMLKHAKGYTAVTNPTVNSYKRLVPGYEAPCYIAWSGKNRSPLVRVPSSRGLSTRLELRSVDPAANPYLAMAVLLRAGLDGIKNELTPPKPVDRNIYGMNEEERHAHGIYDLPESLALALKELENDDIIVDGLGEHIMEHFVEAKVIECDMFRTAVHQWERDQYMEIY